One Bradyrhizobium sp. CCGB12 genomic window carries:
- a CDS encoding ABC transporter substrate-binding protein — translation MRTVSRWIMALGAVAAVIAGSGPSRAQQTIRVGWTIPAEESKYWMMRRPAEFPNIGKAYNIEWTQFQGTAPMTQALAAGALDCATQAPLSLANGVVGGNLKAYIVAQHVFEKPGGFSVYWAVMDDSPIKTIADLKGKTIGISVIGGGTQGPFNLLLKQNGVDPAKDIKLVEVGFAVSEDALRQGRVDAVNMNQPFAARAEAKGGTRKLFSLSQAMPNIVHILEACRADFVDKNPEVVKAYVRDITSGMKKALANREETLKVVSEVLKAPVPVLETYLLKDNDFGRDPGAAPNFPAIQKMLDIYAETGMLPKLDVAQFKHPTIVAPLQ, via the coding sequence ATGCGGACCGTTTCGAGATGGATCATGGCATTGGGTGCGGTTGCGGCCGTGATCGCGGGTTCAGGCCCGTCGCGGGCGCAACAGACGATCCGCGTTGGCTGGACGATTCCGGCCGAGGAATCCAAGTACTGGATGATGCGCCGCCCGGCTGAGTTTCCCAACATCGGAAAGGCCTACAACATCGAATGGACCCAGTTTCAAGGTACCGCGCCGATGACGCAGGCACTGGCAGCCGGCGCGCTGGATTGCGCAACGCAGGCGCCGCTGTCGCTTGCGAATGGCGTGGTCGGCGGCAATCTCAAGGCCTATATCGTGGCACAGCACGTCTTCGAGAAGCCCGGCGGCTTTTCGGTCTATTGGGCGGTGATGGATGACTCGCCGATCAAGACCATTGCTGATCTGAAGGGTAAGACGATCGGCATTTCCGTGATCGGCGGCGGCACGCAAGGGCCATTCAACCTGCTCCTGAAGCAGAATGGCGTCGATCCGGCCAAGGACATCAAGCTGGTCGAGGTTGGCTTTGCCGTCTCCGAAGACGCGCTCCGCCAGGGTCGTGTCGATGCGGTCAACATGAACCAGCCGTTTGCCGCGCGCGCCGAGGCAAAGGGCGGCACCCGAAAGCTGTTCTCGCTGTCGCAGGCCATGCCGAACATCGTGCACATCCTGGAAGCCTGCCGTGCCGATTTCGTCGACAAGAATCCGGAGGTGGTGAAGGCCTATGTCCGTGACATCACGTCGGGCATGAAGAAGGCGCTGGCGAACCGCGAAGAGACCTTGAAAGTCGTGTCCGAGGTGCTGAAGGCGCCCGTTCCAGTGCTTGAAACCTACTTGCTCAAGGACAACGACTTCGGTCGCGATCCGGGTGCGGCTCCGAACTTCCCTGCGATCCAGAAAATGCTGGACATCTA